The following proteins are co-located in the Candidatus Woesearchaeota archaeon genome:
- a CDS encoding glycosyltransferase family 39 protein, translated as MTRRLKPFNHFFTKKHLDFFNKTSLIFVLILAFGIYLRIQYLDLPLVGDYAWREGDVAAIAKNFYLNGYNIFYPQVDWRADTPGYVQSEFPLYSYVIALFYPIFGVHIIIGRITSLLLSISSLIIMYHLVKHYENKKTALFAMFFLAIAPVFVHMSRNLQPESMVTFFSLASLYFFSKWLDKENSWLYFVLATTTTAFAFLVKMPVVLYLPFSLLFLGVVKYRLRIFTRWKLWLFLILVLTPFYYWYYIHTVSLYEKTGLSFELFDFKMQQTPDEDPMWGPMVYPLYKEIGWYKTVFIRRVFFALGLLGGILALLGIFVKPKNHSGYFTHFLFLGISVFLIFAAKRTFIHHYYILPVVIPMSIFAARSLSRITELQFLRGSKERNFIRYGVVTGILLYSSIMILLHSPIPHRYDPITFEMFSKIDQIIPDNELVVTDMINPSYMYYANIQGWRIPPEGMTFEFIEYAKERGAKYVVRLESSFLFENNSLSKGLLNASYDIVLYKVPDHFVIINLSNRRGYTQPIKVSSNKNESISEVYKIESLIDGKVADNRYIIAEVTDNPERCNTKNICSVNFTFTKEIVINRIDVVQNYQKTAFAEDVLKSPNSWADYSISYYASNGELVEIIPYQKIPLSTKLIKTTHNLSTPIQANMIQVRLFNPNLPGVYYVALGEVLFYTSDGEVI; from the coding sequence TTGACAAGAAGACTAAAACCATTTAATCATTTTTTTACTAAAAAGCACTTAGATTTCTTTAATAAGACTTCGCTCATTTTTGTCTTGATTCTTGCCTTTGGAATCTATTTACGGATCCAGTACCTTGATTTACCTCTTGTGGGAGATTATGCGTGGAGAGAAGGAGATGTTGCAGCAATTGCAAAGAACTTTTATCTTAATGGCTACAACATTTTCTATCCCCAAGTTGATTGGCGAGCAGACACACCCGGATATGTTCAGAGTGAATTCCCACTTTATTCCTATGTTATTGCGCTCTTTTATCCCATATTTGGTGTTCACATCATCATAGGGAGGATTACATCTCTACTATTATCTATTAGTTCATTGATTATCATGTACCATCTTGTTAAGCATTACGAAAACAAAAAAACAGCATTGTTTGCTATGTTCTTTCTTGCAATTGCTCCAGTCTTTGTTCATATGAGCAGAAATTTACAGCCAGAATCCATGGTAACTTTTTTTTCTTTAGCTTCTCTTTATTTTTTTTCCAAATGGTTAGATAAAGAAAATTCATGGCTGTATTTTGTGCTTGCAACAACCACAACTGCTTTTGCGTTTTTAGTTAAAATGCCTGTAGTATTATATTTACCATTTTCTCTACTTTTTTTAGGTGTTGTTAAATATAGGCTTCGAATATTCACTCGGTGGAAATTATGGCTTTTTCTTATACTTGTCCTAACTCCTTTTTATTACTGGTATTACATACACACTGTTTCTCTTTATGAAAAGACGGGTCTGTCTTTTGAATTATTTGATTTTAAAATGCAACAAACCCCTGACGAGGATCCTATGTGGGGCCCTATGGTATATCCCTTGTACAAAGAGATTGGATGGTACAAGACAGTGTTTATACGGAGAGTCTTTTTTGCACTTGGATTACTTGGGGGAATTTTAGCATTACTCGGAATATTTGTGAAACCAAAGAATCATTCAGGATACTTCACTCATTTCCTTTTTTTAGGCATTTCTGTCTTCTTAATTTTTGCAGCAAAACGAACCTTTATCCACCATTACTATATCCTACCAGTGGTGATACCGATGTCCATCTTTGCTGCAAGGAGCCTTAGTAGGATAACCGAGCTTCAGTTTCTTCGTGGAAGTAAAGAACGAAATTTCATCAGGTATGGAGTGGTAACTGGGATCCTACTGTATTCTTCAATCATGATCTTATTGCATAGCCCAATACCCCATAGATATGATCCCATTACCTTCGAGATGTTCTCAAAAATAGATCAGATTATTCCTGACAATGAGCTTGTTGTTACCGATATGATCAATCCTTCGTACATGTATTACGCCAACATACAAGGGTGGCGCATTCCACCTGAAGGTATGACCTTTGAGTTTATTGAATATGCTAAAGAAAGAGGAGCAAAATACGTTGTTCGTTTAGAAAGTTCTTTTTTATTTGAGAATAATTCTCTTTCAAAAGGGCTTTTAAATGCATCCTATGACATAGTACTTTATAAGGTTCCAGATCATTTTGTAATCATAAATTTGTCGAATCGAAGGGGATACACTCAACCGATTAAAGTCAGTTCAAATAAAAACGAAAGTATCTCCGAAGTATATAAGATAGAATCCCTTATTGATGGGAAAGTGGCAGATAATAGATATATAATTGCTGAGGTAACTGATAACCCTGAGAGATGTAATACAAAGAACATTTGCTCTGTTAATTTTACATTTACCAAAGAAATAGTTATCAACAGGATAGATGTAGTTCAAAACTACCAAAAAACAGCCTTTGCTGAAGATGTTCTCAAATCACCTAATTCATGGGCAGATTACAGCATTTCTTACTATGCATCAAATGGTGAACTTGTTGAAATTATTCCATACCAAAAGATTCCCTTATCAACAAAGTTAATAAAAACAACTCATAACCTTTCGACACCAATTCAAGCAAATATGATCCAAGTTAGGCTATTCAATCCTAACTTGCCAGGAGTATACTACGTCGCTTTAGGCGAAGTCTTGTTTTATACGTCAGACGGTGAAGTAATCTAA
- a CDS encoding phosphatase PAP2 family protein codes for MVVMRNQFKELIQSLFRDITTLGGSFFYGIMMLFVLGIGELELFYQLLLGFIATTGFVVLIRTFYFKDRPNKQHYSGFLERIDASSFPSLHATRVVFYSLVFINFFSNSFITAWFFILMILVVYSRIYLKKHDWIDIIGGILLGLMVFWISTILF; via the coding sequence ATGGTTGTAATGAGAAACCAGTTCAAAGAGCTAATTCAATCACTCTTTAGAGACATTACCACCCTTGGCGGCTCTTTTTTCTATGGGATTATGATGCTTTTTGTTTTAGGAATTGGTGAGTTAGAACTTTTTTACCAACTCCTGTTAGGATTTATTGCAACTACAGGTTTCGTGGTTCTTATCCGAACCTTTTATTTTAAGGACAGACCAAACAAACAACACTATTCAGGCTTTTTGGAGAGAATTGACGCGTCATCCTTTCCAAGTCTTCATGCAACGAGGGTTGTTTTCTATTCCTTAGTGTTTATTAATTTCTTCAGTAACAGTTTTATTACTGCTTGGTTCTTCATCCTCATGATTTTAGTAGTGTATTCAAGAATCTACCTTAAGAAGCATGATTGGATTGACATTATTGGTGGAATTCTACTCGGCCTTATGGTCTTTTGGATCTCAACAATACTTTTCTAA
- a CDS encoding NAD-dependent epimerase/dehydratase family protein, whose protein sequence is MKSKTFLVTGGAGFLGINLVRFLIQKGHMVISVDIQPFDYPDMIRKVEVVNGDIRNLSMLKKAMKGVDVVIHTAAALPLYTKKEIFSTDVKGTKNVLDAAKENNVKRVIHISSTAVYGIPDHHPLYEDDTLDGVGNYGKAKILAEKICLGYREQGMCVPILRPKSFIGPERLGVFAIYYDWIKSGKSVPIVGSGKNRYQLLDVEDLCEAIYLCAIKPRQIVNDTFNIGAKEYTTMKEDFGAVLKYAGYGKKIVPVPAKPLIWTLRFLEFLHLSPLYKWVYETAPEDSFVSIEKAEKVLGFVPKYSNKQALIRNYEWYLKNYSEYQNRTGVTHRVPWKQGILGVIKHFF, encoded by the coding sequence ATGAAATCAAAGACTTTTTTGGTAACTGGCGGTGCCGGCTTCTTGGGGATTAATCTTGTTCGCTTTTTGATTCAGAAAGGTCATATGGTTATTTCTGTTGATATCCAACCCTTTGATTACCCTGATATGATACGGAAAGTCGAGGTTGTCAATGGAGATATTCGAAACCTTAGCATGCTTAAAAAGGCAATGAAAGGGGTTGATGTAGTGATACACACTGCAGCTGCCCTCCCTTTATATACAAAAAAAGAAATCTTCTCTACCGATGTTAAAGGTACTAAAAATGTTCTTGATGCTGCGAAAGAAAATAATGTTAAGCGGGTTATTCACATCTCAAGTACTGCAGTCTATGGCATCCCTGACCATCATCCGTTGTATGAAGATGATACATTAGATGGAGTTGGGAATTACGGCAAAGCAAAGATACTTGCCGAAAAAATATGTCTTGGATATAGAGAACAGGGAATGTGTGTGCCTATTTTACGACCCAAATCATTTATTGGACCAGAACGACTGGGAGTTTTTGCGATTTATTATGACTGGATAAAAAGCGGAAAAAGTGTTCCGATTGTTGGTTCTGGAAAAAATCGTTACCAATTGCTTGATGTAGAAGATCTGTGCGAAGCAATATACCTTTGTGCAATCAAGCCAAGACAAATAGTAAATGATACTTTTAACATTGGCGCAAAAGAATACACTACTATGAAGGAAGATTTTGGCGCTGTTCTTAAATATGCGGGATATGGCAAAAAGATTGTTCCAGTACCTGCGAAGCCCCTTATTTGGACATTGAGGTTCTTAGAGTTCTTGCATCTTTCTCCATTGTACAAATGGGTTTATGAGACTGCTCCAGAAGATTCATTTGTTTCTATTGAGAAAGCAGAAAAAGTTCTTGGTTTTGTACCAAAGTATTCCAATAAGCAAGCATTGATTCGAAATTATGAGTGGTACTTGAAGAACTATAGTGAGTACCAGAACAGAACAGGAGTTACTCATAGGGTTCCTTGGAAGCAGGGGATTTTAGGAGTAATAAAGCATTTTTTTTGA
- a CDS encoding UbiA family prenyltransferase, protein MTKLSVYVDLIRVRQWYKNLVVFLALFFIGQLFDLHSLFLTLLAFLSLSFISSSNYIINDLVDVEKDRLHPEKKLRSLPSGRMKVSTAIVIAVALLGFGFYLGFLLGSLFFVGLVLFFLFSQIYTFFLKHILCADILTIATLFVTRALLGAFAINVTVSPWLILCPFFLSLFMSIGKRHGEVLFLKEKAVETRKVLDSYSLGLTNALMNISTALLVISYALYSFLSNYTKLIYTLPLALFVIFRYFYLIHSGSIIARHPEKVITDKEMVIGIALWTLLTLVIMYSGLFN, encoded by the coding sequence ATGACAAAACTCTCTGTTTATGTTGATCTTATAAGAGTACGACAGTGGTACAAGAATTTAGTTGTTTTCTTAGCACTGTTCTTTATAGGACAATTATTCGATCTTCATTCGCTTTTCTTAACGCTCCTCGCCTTCTTATCTCTTTCGTTTATCTCTTCATCAAACTATATCATTAATGATCTTGTTGACGTAGAAAAAGATCGTCTCCATCCTGAGAAAAAATTAAGGTCACTTCCTAGTGGGAGAATGAAGGTAAGTACTGCAATAGTAATAGCAGTTGCACTCCTTGGTTTTGGGTTTTACTTAGGTTTCTTGCTCGGTTCTCTGTTTTTTGTAGGCCTAGTTCTGTTTTTTCTGTTTTCTCAAATATATACCTTTTTCCTAAAGCATATTCTTTGTGCTGACATCTTGACTATTGCTACGCTTTTTGTGACCCGTGCTCTTTTGGGAGCTTTTGCTATTAACGTTACGGTATCTCCTTGGCTAATCCTTTGTCCATTTTTCTTGTCCTTATTTATGTCGATAGGAAAACGTCATGGTGAGGTACTCTTTCTCAAAGAGAAGGCAGTGGAAACAAGAAAAGTGTTAGATAGCTACAGCCTTGGATTAACCAACGCGCTTATGAACATTTCAACTGCTTTATTAGTCATCTCCTATGCTTTATACTCTTTTTTAAGCAACTATACAAAACTAATTTACACCCTTCCTCTTGCACTTTTTGTTATTTTTCGCTACTTCTACCTTATTCATAGCGGATCGATTATCGCCAGACATCCAGAAAAAGTAATTACTGACAAAGAGATGGTTATTGGAATTGCCTTATGGACTCTCTTAACTCTCGTTATCATGTATTCAGGACTTTTTAACTGA